The proteins below are encoded in one region of Citrobacter enshiensis:
- a CDS encoding DUF2586 domain-containing protein yields the protein MTWPNVTVNQVNQLLGETSEVERTLLFIGTGTKNVGKTLAVNAQSDFDALLGEGDSQLKSDVLAAQANAGQNWWGFIHVLAADAEDDAWVKAVLAAQVVCSVEGVVLSSDVTAKAQVNQAVTLRSQLIAKYGRWVWFILAVQGMQEEEAQADYLVRLSTLQEGIAEKAVQLVPRLWGNEPGVLAGRLCTRSVTIADSPARVKTGALISLGSDEMPVDGTGEVLELATLQALEAQRFSVPMWYPDYDGFYWADGRTLDVEGGDYQSIETLRVADKAARRVRLLAISKIADRSLNSTPGSIAAHQTLFARPLREMSTAASINGVSFPGEVKKPQDGDVTIVWKNKKTVDIYLVVRTWEVPLQITISLLLDASLEAAA from the coding sequence ATGACCTGGCCAAATGTGACCGTGAACCAGGTAAACCAGCTGCTGGGTGAAACCAGTGAAGTGGAACGCACGCTGCTGTTTATCGGTACGGGTACCAAAAATGTGGGGAAGACGCTGGCGGTAAATGCCCAGAGTGATTTTGACGCGCTACTGGGGGAAGGTGACAGCCAGCTGAAAAGTGATGTTCTGGCGGCGCAGGCAAATGCTGGCCAGAACTGGTGGGGATTCATTCATGTGCTGGCCGCTGATGCTGAAGATGATGCCTGGGTAAAAGCGGTTCTGGCCGCGCAGGTGGTGTGTTCGGTGGAAGGCGTGGTGCTGTCCAGTGATGTGACGGCAAAAGCCCAGGTCAATCAGGCGGTGACGCTGCGATCTCAGTTGATTGCTAAATACGGCCGCTGGGTGTGGTTCATTCTGGCTGTTCAGGGGATGCAGGAGGAGGAAGCCCAGGCGGATTATCTGGTGCGCCTGTCCACACTTCAGGAAGGGATTGCGGAAAAAGCGGTGCAGCTGGTTCCGCGTCTGTGGGGAAATGAACCGGGTGTTCTGGCGGGGCGTCTGTGTACCCGATCCGTGACCATTGCAGACAGTCCGGCGCGGGTGAAAACCGGTGCACTGATAAGTCTGGGCAGCGATGAAATGCCGGTTGATGGTACCGGGGAAGTGCTGGAGCTTGCCACGCTTCAGGCTCTGGAGGCACAGCGTTTCAGCGTGCCAATGTGGTACCCGGACTATGACGGTTTTTACTGGGCTGACGGGCGCACGCTGGATGTTGAAGGCGGTGATTACCAGTCGATTGAAACATTGCGTGTCGCGGATAAAGCCGCACGTCGTGTGCGTCTGCTGGCCATCAGCAAAATCGCGGATCGCTCACTGAACAGCACACCGGGCAGTATTGCGGCACACCAGACCCTGTTTGCCCGTCCGCTGCGTGAAATGTCCACGGCGGCCAGCATTAACGGGGTGTCATTTCCGGGGGAAGTGAAAAAACCCCAGGATGGTGATGTGACCATTGTCTGGAAAAACAAAAAGACGGTGGATATTTACCTTGTGGTACGCACCTGGGAAGTGCCGCTGCAAATCACCATCAGTCTGTTACTGGATGCCAGCCTGGAGGCCGCAGCATGA
- a CDS encoding phage protein, translated as MSKRISGMSFDTYVDGDLIHIEKITLDITDNSAAAQTRGVPDGHVDGDVAAEGEIEVSSKVLSVLTAKARAAGSWRGIPPVDFLFYAKAGNEEVKVETFGNKLQVSNLLDIDPKGGSVATHKIKYFVTSPKFVNINGVPYLEAEATENLIG; from the coding sequence ATGAGTAAACGTATTTCGGGGATGTCGTTTGATACCTACGTTGACGGCGATCTGATCCACATTGAGAAAATTACGCTCGATATCACGGACAACAGCGCCGCTGCCCAGACGCGCGGTGTACCGGATGGCCACGTTGATGGTGATGTGGCCGCAGAAGGGGAAATTGAGGTCAGTTCAAAGGTACTCAGTGTACTGACCGCAAAAGCCCGCGCGGCAGGTTCGTGGCGCGGTATTCCACCGGTGGATTTCCTTTTCTATGCCAAAGCAGGGAATGAGGAAGTGAAGGTGGAGACGTTCGGCAACAAATTGCAGGTCAGCAATTTGCTGGATATCGATCCAAAGGGCGGCAGTGTGGCCACGCACAAAATTAAATATTTCGTGACCAGTCCGAAGTTCGTCAACATCAACGGTGTGCCGTATCTGGAAGCGGAAGCCACAGAAAACCTGATCGGATAA
- a CDS encoding phage holin family protein — MQEHEKSLYSLLIIGALIAIGNVLTSNDPITPRLFAGRVILGSFVSVVAGAVLIQIPDASPLAIQGLGAALGIAGYQAVEMWLRRRAAGKKNGSVTNDPE; from the coding sequence ATGCAGGAACATGAAAAGAGCCTCTATTCACTACTGATCATCGGTGCGCTGATTGCCATTGGTAATGTGCTGACCAGTAACGACCCCATCACACCGCGACTGTTCGCCGGTCGTGTGATCCTGGGGAGTTTCGTTTCAGTGGTGGCCGGGGCGGTACTGATTCAGATCCCGGATGCCAGCCCGCTGGCGATTCAGGGTCTGGGGGCGGCGCTGGGCATTGCCGGTTATCAGGCCGTGGAAATGTGGCTGCGCAGACGTGCAGCAGGTAAGAAAAATGGGAGCGTGACAAATGACCCTGAGTGA
- a CDS encoding M15 family metallopeptidase — MTLSEKQQLFTVMVANLIHWADEHGYRLTFGEASRTPEQAALNAKKGSGIANSLHTSRLAVDFNLFVNGEYKTRTEDYLPLGEYWESLGGSWGGRFKSRPDGNHFSLEHNGVR, encoded by the coding sequence ATGACCCTGAGTGAAAAACAACAGCTGTTTACCGTCATGGTGGCAAACCTGATCCACTGGGCAGATGAACACGGCTACCGGCTGACGTTTGGTGAAGCCTCCCGCACACCGGAACAGGCGGCGCTGAACGCAAAGAAAGGCAGCGGTATTGCCAACAGTCTGCATACCTCGCGTCTGGCTGTGGATTTTAATCTGTTCGTGAATGGCGAATATAAAACCCGCACGGAAGATTATCTGCCGCTGGGTGAATACTGGGAATCTCTGGGCGGCAGTTGGGGTGGGCGCTTCAAATCCCGACCGGATGGCAATCATTTCAGCCTGGAACATAACGGGGTGCGCTGA
- a CDS encoding putative phage tail assembly chaperone, whose protein sequence is MEKIKLCVCGVDIVFEPNQTAYNKFINEMAMDNKVAPAHNYLTRIVAAESKDALAEVLKRPGAALQLVSKVNDIYAPELEIEVKN, encoded by the coding sequence ATGGAAAAAATTAAACTTTGCGTTTGTGGTGTGGATATTGTTTTTGAACCAAACCAGACGGCGTACAATAAATTTATTAATGAAATGGCAATGGATAATAAAGTTGCCCCTGCGCATAACTATCTGACACGTATTGTGGCGGCCGAAAGTAAAGACGCACTGGCGGAAGTATTAAAACGTCCGGGGGCTGCGCTTCAATTAGTGAGTAAGGTTAATGATATTTACGCGCCCGAACTGGAAATCGAAGTAAAAAACTGA
- a CDS encoding DUF6890 family protein has protein sequence MWLDNRHWEYTGIAVANGVAKAFKGTE, from the coding sequence ATATGGCTGGATAACCGTCACTGGGAATATACGGGAATAGCCGTGGCCAATGGTGTGGCTAAAGCATTTAAAGGCACTGAATGA
- a CDS encoding phage tail tape measure protein, producing MKQLDFTLSLIDKLSRPLKQAQGSVTGFAEKSKEAFMQIGGGVLALAGTGMAIKGALSPAIEMYDALNDAAAKGIDDSALKAVQRDALRFSTTYGASAVEFVQSTESINAAIAGLTGNELPKVTKVANTLAFALKSTAADTAEFMGQMFGNFSADSARLGKVEFAEQLAGKMVYMRKTFGTEMAAIKDLMEGARGVGTNYGVGLDEQLAVLGQLNRTLGSEASSAYEGFMTGAIEGAKKLGMSFTDSTGKMLSMPEMLIKLQGKYGKSLEGNLKAQAELDEAFGDSSAVVKHLYGNVALLQRNITELGGADGLKRTQEMAQKMVKPWDRFVQILKAIQTVIGLTLMPVLYPMLNRLADMGQTFARWMQLFPNIARVIGYASVALLGFAAVGAVANIVMGASRFIMIGLRGVWAALTAVTKVYTATVWLAQTAVTAWNVTLKFLRGALLAVRMAAVMAGIGINLMSWPILLVIGAVALLAAGCWLLVKHWDTVKNAVMETGAFQICARVVEWLAGVFASAWEFISAGWNAFISLLTGFSPSQALSEMATGIVSLFDNVWQSIKSGFLTSWNWIVGKLNKIPGVDISLANESAPPLTGNALSTGGELKGIDKGGINKTISSNSKSVTDNSRKIGEVHFHTKEVFSPGQLMEWQELNA from the coding sequence ATGAAACAGTTAGATTTTACATTAAGCCTGATTGATAAATTGTCGCGCCCGTTAAAACAGGCGCAGGGCAGCGTCACAGGCTTTGCGGAAAAATCAAAAGAAGCCTTTATGCAAATTGGCGGCGGTGTGCTGGCGCTGGCAGGTACGGGAATGGCCATCAAAGGGGCGTTATCACCGGCCATTGAAATGTATGACGCGCTGAATGATGCGGCAGCAAAAGGGATTGATGATTCTGCGCTTAAAGCAGTTCAGCGTGATGCTCTGCGTTTCAGTACAACCTACGGCGCCAGCGCGGTGGAGTTTGTCCAGTCCACGGAAAGTATTAACGCTGCCATCGCGGGACTGACCGGGAATGAGCTGCCGAAAGTAACAAAGGTCGCCAATACGCTCGCTTTTGCGCTTAAGTCCACGGCGGCAGACACGGCAGAGTTTATGGGACAAATGTTCGGTAACTTTTCCGCCGATTCCGCCCGGCTGGGCAAGGTGGAGTTTGCCGAACAGCTGGCCGGAAAAATGGTGTACATGCGTAAAACCTTCGGCACGGAAATGGCCGCTATCAAGGATTTGATGGAAGGCGCGCGCGGTGTGGGGACGAACTACGGTGTGGGGCTGGATGAACAGCTGGCCGTGCTGGGACAGTTGAACCGCACACTGGGATCGGAAGCCAGCAGCGCGTATGAAGGCTTTATGACCGGCGCAATTGAGGGGGCTAAAAAGCTGGGGATGTCCTTCACGGACTCTACCGGCAAAATGCTGTCCATGCCTGAAATGCTGATCAAATTGCAGGGTAAATACGGCAAAAGCCTGGAAGGGAATCTGAAAGCCCAGGCGGAGCTGGATGAGGCATTTGGTGACAGTTCGGCGGTGGTGAAACACCTGTATGGCAATGTGGCACTTCTTCAGCGGAACATCACGGAGCTGGGCGGGGCGGATGGCCTGAAGCGCACCCAGGAAATGGCACAAAAAATGGTGAAGCCGTGGGATCGGTTTGTCCAGATCCTGAAAGCCATTCAGACGGTGATTGGGCTGACGCTGATGCCGGTGTTGTACCCGATGTTGAATCGTCTGGCAGATATGGGGCAGACCTTTGCACGCTGGATGCAGTTGTTTCCCAACATTGCCCGCGTTATCGGTTATGCGTCTGTGGCCTTGCTGGGGTTTGCTGCTGTGGGTGCGGTGGCCAATATCGTGATGGGGGCGTCCCGGTTCATCATGATTGGGCTACGCGGGGTCTGGGCTGCGCTGACGGCTGTCACGAAGGTGTACACCGCCACGGTATGGCTGGCGCAGACTGCCGTCACAGCATGGAATGTGACACTCAAATTTCTGCGCGGGGCTTTGCTGGCGGTGCGTATGGCCGCAGTAATGGCCGGGATTGGCATCAATCTGATGAGCTGGCCGATCCTGCTTGTGATTGGTGCGGTGGCTTTACTTGCTGCGGGTTGCTGGCTGCTGGTGAAGCACTGGGACACGGTAAAAAATGCCGTGATGGAGACAGGGGCGTTTCAGATCTGCGCCAGAGTCGTGGAATGGCTGGCTGGGGTATTTGCCTCCGCCTGGGAATTTATCAGTGCGGGCTGGAATGCCTTTATTTCTCTGCTGACCGGGTTTTCTCCGTCTCAGGCATTAAGCGAAATGGCCACCGGCATTGTCTCCCTGTTTGATAATGTCTGGCAGTCCATAAAAAGCGGTTTTCTGACGTCATGGAACTGGATTGTCGGAAAACTCAATAAAATCCCCGGCGTGGATATCTCACTGGCAAATGAATCTGCGCCGCCGCTCACCGGTAATGCACTTTCAACAGGAGGGGAATTAAAAGGGATTGATAAGGGCGGCATTAATAAAACAATTAGCAGTAATTCTAAATCGGTGACAGATAACAGCCGTAAAATTGGTGAAGTGCATTTTCATACAAAAGAGGTGTTTTCACCGGGTCAGCTAATGGAATGGCAGGAGCTAAATGCGTGA
- a CDS encoding DUF2590 family protein, with amino-acid sequence MSEILYIDLLIMDGDFVLNTGNEPELCNNRRSIGQDIIHAIIESGLATELIAERSPTMRADIFTRMELLIEEDDRIVPGTVDISEESQKRLWITASTYDFGGISTQVDL; translated from the coding sequence GTGAGTGAGATTCTTTATATTGATTTGCTGATTATGGACGGGGATTTTGTTCTTAATACAGGTAATGAACCTGAATTATGTAATAACCGCAGAAGTATCGGGCAGGACATTATTCACGCCATTATTGAAAGTGGTCTGGCAACGGAATTAATTGCTGAACGCAGTCCGACAATGCGGGCGGATATTTTCACCCGCATGGAATTACTGATTGAAGAAGACGATCGTATTGTGCCGGGTACGGTGGATATCAGTGAAGAAAGCCAGAAACGGTTATGGATCACGGCCAGCACATACGACTTCGGCGGGATTTCAACGCAGGTGGATTTATGA
- a CDS encoding baseplate J/gp47 family protein has translation MTEKPQVDFEEVVKASGMPVTESEVRERFNAIADDEGIITNTSRMSPFWRLITAIVTAPVMWLKDVLVSTVLANMFVATASGSMLRLLAWAVNVTAKPASAAEGVIRFVKEDARAVVTVKAGTVIQTERINGTVYELATTGDVVIPSGTASALLPVKATGTGGAYNLAPGYYRILPVAVDGISHVASEEDWLTVPGADEESDDELRERCRNQFNLVGNYHTDAVYRSMIASVAGLSIDRIFFEHEAPRGPGTANAYLLLDSGVTSAPFVDAVNDYINSQGHHGHGDDMQCYAMPETLHDLVVTAWVKNLANLSDDEKKGMKDGIENLIRCAFRENADFDVRKTWPYSRFSFSQLGREIHKAFALTESLTFSLGDITSELSVPRLKSLVVNIENE, from the coding sequence ATGACGGAAAAACCCCAGGTCGATTTTGAAGAGGTGGTGAAAGCCAGCGGAATGCCGGTGACGGAATCCGAGGTGCGCGAACGTTTTAATGCGATTGCGGACGATGAGGGCATCATCACCAACACATCCCGCATGTCACCTTTCTGGCGGCTGATTACGGCCATTGTGACTGCGCCGGTCATGTGGCTGAAGGATGTTCTGGTGTCCACCGTGCTGGCCAATATGTTTGTGGCGACGGCCAGCGGGAGCATGTTGCGATTGCTGGCCTGGGCAGTGAACGTCACGGCGAAACCTGCCAGCGCCGCAGAAGGGGTGATCCGGTTTGTTAAGGAAGATGCCAGAGCGGTGGTGACGGTGAAAGCCGGAACGGTTATCCAGACCGAACGCATTAACGGGACGGTGTACGAACTGGCCACGACGGGCGATGTGGTGATCCCGTCAGGAACCGCCAGTGCATTGCTGCCGGTGAAAGCGACAGGAACAGGGGGCGCGTACAACCTTGCGCCAGGGTATTACCGCATTCTGCCCGTGGCCGTTGACGGCATCAGCCATGTGGCCAGTGAGGAAGACTGGCTGACCGTTCCGGGGGCTGATGAAGAAAGTGATGACGAACTGCGCGAACGATGCCGCAATCAGTTCAATCTGGTGGGGAATTACCACACCGACGCCGTGTACCGTTCGATGATTGCCAGTGTTGCGGGACTGAGTATTGATCGGATTTTCTTTGAGCACGAAGCGCCGAGGGGACCAGGTACCGCGAACGCGTATCTGTTACTGGACAGTGGGGTGACTTCCGCACCGTTTGTGGATGCTGTGAATGACTACATCAACTCACAGGGGCATCACGGCCACGGCGACGATATGCAGTGCTATGCCATGCCGGAAACCCTTCACGATTTAGTAGTCACCGCCTGGGTCAAAAATCTGGCAAACCTCAGTGATGATGAGAAGAAAGGGATGAAGGACGGGATAGAAAACCTGATCCGCTGTGCCTTTCGTGAAAATGCTGACTTTGACGTCAGAAAAACATGGCCGTACTCGCGTTTCTCGTTCTCCCAACTGGGGCGGGAAATACACAAAGCCTTTGCACTGACGGAATCGCTGACATTTTCACTGGGCGACATCACCAGTGAACTGAGCGTGCCGCGCCTGAAATCACTGGTGGTGAACATTGAAAATGAATGA
- a CDS encoding phage tail protein: MNEFMKKLAGMVLPSWMNKGEPGKLLKTAQRFWAEVYGWITWPLNQFDPLTCTPALLNLLAYDRDITRFDGEPLSLFRKRVAFAFINARDAGSVEGFINIFERLGIGYVELLERQPGIDWDVILVRVTDSQIADNTQLLIQIIRQYGRTCRRYQFEVITSEKLTIRAGWDQGEYVVYPATLSGTETHSATFSAGL; encoded by the coding sequence ATGAATGAGTTCATGAAAAAGCTGGCCGGGATGGTGCTTCCTTCCTGGATGAATAAAGGCGAGCCGGGGAAGTTGCTGAAAACAGCGCAACGATTCTGGGCAGAGGTTTACGGCTGGATAACCTGGCCACTGAATCAGTTTGATCCGCTGACGTGTACACCGGCGTTACTGAATTTGCTGGCCTATGACCGGGACATAACCCGCTTTGACGGGGAACCCCTCAGCCTGTTCCGCAAGCGCGTGGCGTTTGCCTTCATCAATGCGCGGGATGCCGGTTCGGTAGAAGGATTTATCAACATCTTTGAACGGCTGGGCATCGGGTATGTGGAGCTGCTGGAGCGCCAGCCGGGGATTGACTGGGATGTGATTCTGGTTCGCGTCACGGACAGCCAGATAGCGGACAACACGCAGCTGCTGATCCAGATAATCCGTCAGTACGGGCGAACATGCCGCCGTTATCAGTTTGAAGTCATCACCTCTGAAAAGCTGACCATCCGGGCAGGATGGGATCAGGGGGAATATGTGGTTTATCCGGCAACGTTAAGCGGGACGGAAACCCACAGCGCAACATTCAGCGCAGGTTTGTAA
- a CDS encoding phage tail protein: protein MSQTAITLAFEQWKAKQAATGEAVLLDEFVFASVPGLNPDTPVDRNEKQPPAAQIVHRQPVTRTGVVNENGVVYSAVLGADVGDFSFNWIGLLNKASGTLAMIVHAPAQQKLKTKEGQQGNVLTRSFLMEYNGAQTETGITTPAEMWQIDFTARMAGMDERQRLENVDIYGAAAFFGDGWLVSKTGNQFFVTKGTGYVAGLRAPLDANKNITVTAKPVKVWLDVCWTGALTSVWNVQSKITVAENLSDYVQNGAQHYVFAVASIDVNGNITDLRPKGTLNEQQASNDYLRKDASLADVKDKPKARKNLALGELATLDRNDVLPVGIPVPWPTDTPPAGWTLMQGQAFDKAAYPLLAGAYPSGVIPDMRGWVIKGKPASGRAVLSQELDGIKSHTHSASASNTDLGTKSSSAFDYGTKTASTFDYGTKTTNSTGAHAHGISVGNTGAGNGVSAGYNSGLGNGTTGSAGAHAHTVGIGAHNHTVGIGAHSHTVPIGAHGHTITVNAAGNAENTVKNIAYNYIVRLA, encoded by the coding sequence ATGTCACAGACAGCTATCACGCTGGCGTTTGAGCAATGGAAGGCGAAACAGGCCGCGACAGGTGAAGCGGTTTTACTGGACGAATTTGTGTTTGCCAGTGTGCCTGGACTGAACCCGGATACCCCCGTTGACCGGAATGAAAAACAGCCACCGGCTGCGCAGATTGTTCACCGGCAGCCCGTTACCCGCACCGGCGTGGTGAATGAAAACGGGGTGGTGTATTCCGCCGTACTGGGGGCAGACGTGGGGGATTTCAGTTTTAACTGGATCGGTCTGCTGAATAAAGCCAGCGGAACGCTGGCGATGATTGTTCATGCACCGGCGCAGCAAAAGCTGAAAACAAAAGAAGGCCAGCAGGGTAACGTCCTCACCCGTTCATTCCTGATGGAGTACAACGGCGCCCAGACCGAAACCGGGATTACTACACCGGCTGAGATGTGGCAGATCGATTTCACTGCACGTATGGCCGGAATGGATGAACGCCAGCGTCTGGAAAACGTGGACATTTACGGTGCGGCGGCGTTTTTCGGTGATGGCTGGCTGGTCAGTAAAACCGGTAATCAGTTTTTCGTGACCAAAGGCACCGGCTATGTGGCGGGGTTACGTGCGCCACTGGATGCAAACAAGAATATTACCGTGACCGCCAAACCGGTAAAGGTCTGGCTGGATGTGTGCTGGACAGGGGCACTAACCAGTGTCTGGAATGTTCAGAGCAAGATTACCGTAGCGGAAAACCTGTCTGATTATGTGCAGAACGGCGCACAGCATTACGTGTTTGCGGTGGCCAGCATTGATGTGAATGGAAATATCACCGATTTGCGGCCAAAAGGGACGCTGAATGAGCAACAGGCAAGCAACGATTATCTGCGCAAAGATGCCAGTCTTGCTGATGTTAAAGACAAACCGAAAGCGAGAAAAAACCTTGCACTGGGAGAGCTGGCGACACTCGACAGAAATGATGTGTTGCCGGTGGGGATACCGGTACCCTGGCCAACGGATACGCCGCCAGCCGGATGGACGTTGATGCAAGGACAGGCTTTTGATAAAGCGGCTTATCCATTGCTCGCGGGTGCGTATCCTTCCGGGGTCATACCTGATATGCGGGGCTGGGTAATTAAGGGTAAACCGGCCAGCGGCCGTGCAGTGCTTTCACAGGAACTGGATGGCATCAAGTCACATACTCACAGCGCAAGTGCATCAAATACGGACTTAGGCACTAAATCAAGCAGTGCCTTTGATTACGGTACTAAAACGGCCAGCACATTTGACTATGGCACTAAAACCACTAACAGCACCGGAGCGCATGCGCACGGTATTTCTGTTGGTAACACAGGCGCAGGTAATGGCGTTTCAGCGGGTTATAACTCAGGGCTGGGCAACGGAACGACGGGGAGTGCAGGGGCGCACGCCCATACGGTCGGTATTGGCGCTCATAACCACACAGTCGGAATTGGTGCTCACAGTCACACGGTGCCAATTGGTGCTCATGGGCACACCATTACTGTTAACGCTGCCGGTAACGCAGAAAACACCGTTAAAAACATCGCTTATAACTACATTGTGAGGCTTGCCTGA
- a CDS encoding tail fiber assembly protein, giving the protein MTFKMTDQDRIITVYNLLESTREFIGKGDAFIPAFTGLPANCTTIEPPKAKAGFTAVFDSENQGWIRSEDHRGEVVFSTETGLEVAITEPGAYPDGTTTIAPENPWQKWDGGAWVDDEDAAREAQVNEAEAHKKTLLNLANGAIATLQDAVDLDMATDDEKQSLVEFKKFRVLLSRINPEDAPDIVWPEVPGNVA; this is encoded by the coding sequence ATGACTTTCAAAATGACCGACCAGGATCGGATTATCACTGTTTACAACCTGCTGGAGAGCACCCGGGAATTTATTGGCAAAGGTGATGCGTTCATTCCTGCCTTCACCGGCTTACCAGCCAATTGCACCACGATAGAACCCCCGAAAGCAAAAGCCGGGTTTACTGCCGTTTTTGATTCTGAGAATCAGGGATGGATTCGCAGTGAAGACCATCGCGGTGAGGTGGTTTTTAGCACCGAAACGGGGCTTGAAGTTGCGATCACGGAACCTGGCGCTTATCCGGACGGAACGACCACTATTGCCCCGGAAAATCCCTGGCAGAAATGGGACGGTGGCGCATGGGTTGATGATGAAGATGCGGCGCGTGAAGCGCAGGTTAATGAAGCGGAAGCGCATAAGAAAACCCTGCTTAATCTGGCAAACGGGGCTATTGCGACATTACAGGATGCCGTTGATCTCGATATGGCGACGGACGACGAAAAACAGAGCCTGGTTGAGTTCAAAAAATTCCGTGTGCTGTTAAGTCGTATTAACCCGGAAGATGCACCAGATATTGTCTGGCCGGAGGTACCGGGTAATGTGGCGTGA